A stretch of Macadamia integrifolia cultivar HAES 741 chromosome 7, SCU_Mint_v3, whole genome shotgun sequence DNA encodes these proteins:
- the LOC122084567 gene encoding UPF0496 protein At4g34320-like — MGVPFSKRTGEAPPVLHLDTNLQYTAELSSYEAECRLDPDLQSFDSILQARTNRVINTVASGVEVRALSFETLTEVTGSLLEMNQEVVNVILDCKKDIWNNQELFGLVEDYFENSLQTLDFCTSLEKCLKKARDSQLILHVALQQFEKEDGVGDKKYLATMEELKNFKAAGNPFMEDFIQEFHTVYRHQVLMLKKLQIRKDKLDKKLTSVKAYRKVSSIIFAATFAALLICSVVAAAMAAPPVAAAMAAATSIPIGAMGKWFNSLWQGYENAVKGQKEVISTMQVGTYVAIKDLESIRVLVERLEIEIHTLMENADFALREGEAVKIGVEEIKRKLEGFMKCIEDLSEQADRCSRDVRRARTVVLQKIIKHPNN, encoded by the coding sequence ATGGGAGTACCATTCAGCAAGAGGACCGGAGAGGCTCCTCCTGTCCTTCATCTCGATACTAATTTGCAGTACACGGCCGAGCTGAGCTCATATGAAGCAGAATGCAGACTCGATCCGGATTTGCAGTCATTCGATTCCATCCTGCAGGCCAGGACGAACCGTGTCATAAACACAGTCGCCTCCGGGGTGGAGGTTCGAGCACTCTCCTTTGAAACACTGACAGAAGTTACAGGAAGCCTCCTTGAGATGAACCAGGAAGTTGTCAATGTCATCTTAGATTGTAAGAAAGATATATGGAATAACCAAGAACTCTTCGGACTTGTCGAGGATTACTTTGAGAACAGTCTGCAAACCTTAGATTTCTGCACGTCCTTGGAGAAGTGCCTAAAAAAAGCCCGTGACAGCCAATTGATCCTTCATGTTGCATTACAACAATTCGAAAAGGAGGATGGGGTAGGTGACAAGAAGTATTTGGCGACGATGGAGGAACTGAAAAATTTCAAGGCTGCTGGGAACCCATTCATGGAGGATTTCATCCAGGAATTCCACACGGTCTACAGGCATCAGGTGTTGATGTTAAAGAAGTTGCAGATCCGAAAGGACAAACTTGATAAGAAGCTGACATCTGTAAAGGCATATAGGAAAGTTTCAAGCATTATCTTTGCTGCAACTTTTGCTGCCCTCCTTATTTGTTCAGTAGTGGCTGCTGCAATGGCAGCACCTCCAGTTGCTGCTGCCATGGCAGCAGCGACTTCAATCCCTATAGGAGCAATGGGGAAGTGGTTTAATTCGCTGTGGCAGGGCTATGAGAATGCAGTAAAAGGACAGAAGGAAGTAATTAGCACAATGCAGGTTGGCACTTATGTTGCAATCAAGGACTTGGAGAGTATCCGGGTTCTGGTTGAGCGCTTAGAAATAGAGATCCACACTCTGATGGAGAATGCTGATTTTGCGCTCAGGGAAGGGGAGGCAGTGAAGATTGGAGTGGAGGAGATCAAGAGGAAGTTGGAGGGATTTATGAAATGCATTGAGGATTTGAGTGAACAAGCTGACAGGTGCAGCCGGGATGTACGCAGGGCAAGGACGGTTGTTCTTCAGAAGATAATTAAACATCCCAACAACTGA